Proteins from one Micromonospora sp. M71_S20 genomic window:
- a CDS encoding MoxR family ATPase translates to MAQPTTPDAPTPNGTGPETPEPVTTPAEDATLLERALFEIKRVIVGQDRMVERMFVALLARGHCLLEGVPGVAKTLAVETLARVVGGSFARVQFTPDLVPADIMGTRIYRQSSEKFDVELGPVFVNFLLADEINRAPAKVQSALLEVMSERQVSIGGETHRVPDPFLVMATQNPIEQEGVYPLPEAQRDRFLMKIVVGYPTDAEEREIVYRMGVAPPQPAPVFTTPDLIALQRKADQVFVHNALVDYAVRLVLATRAPAEHGMPDVAQLIQYGASPRASLGLVRATRALALLRGRDYALPQDVQDIAPDILRHRLVLSYDALADDVPADHVVHRVMSTIPLPSVAPRQQASPTPTTAPPGAGWPGQRP, encoded by the coding sequence GTGGCCCAGCCGACCACGCCCGACGCCCCGACGCCGAACGGGACGGGCCCGGAGACACCCGAGCCGGTGACCACGCCGGCCGAGGACGCGACCCTGCTCGAGCGGGCGCTGTTCGAGATCAAACGGGTGATCGTCGGGCAGGACCGGATGGTGGAGCGGATGTTCGTCGCGCTGCTCGCGCGGGGCCACTGCCTGCTGGAGGGCGTGCCGGGGGTGGCGAAGACCCTCGCGGTGGAGACCCTCGCGAGGGTGGTCGGCGGCTCCTTCGCCCGGGTGCAGTTCACCCCCGACCTGGTGCCCGCCGACATCATGGGCACCCGCATCTACCGGCAGTCGAGCGAGAAGTTCGACGTCGAGCTGGGCCCGGTGTTCGTCAACTTCCTGCTCGCCGACGAGATCAACCGGGCGCCGGCCAAGGTGCAGTCGGCGCTGCTGGAGGTGATGAGCGAGCGGCAGGTCTCCATCGGCGGCGAGACCCACCGGGTGCCCGACCCGTTCCTGGTGATGGCGACGCAGAACCCGATCGAGCAGGAAGGGGTCTACCCGCTGCCCGAGGCCCAGCGGGACCGCTTCCTCATGAAGATCGTCGTCGGCTACCCGACCGACGCCGAGGAGCGGGAGATCGTCTACCGGATGGGGGTCGCCCCGCCGCAGCCGGCGCCGGTCTTCACCACCCCCGACCTGATCGCCCTGCAACGCAAGGCGGACCAGGTCTTCGTGCACAACGCCCTGGTCGACTACGCGGTCCGGCTGGTGTTGGCCACCCGCGCCCCGGCGGAGCACGGGATGCCGGACGTCGCCCAGCTCATCCAGTACGGGGCCAGCCCGCGCGCCTCGCTCGGCCTGGTCCGGGCCACCCGCGCGCTGGCGCTGCTGCGCGGCCGGGACTACGCCCTGCCGCAGGACGTGCAGGACATCGCGCCGGACATCCTGCGCCACCGGCTCGTGCTCAGCTACGACGCGCTCGCCGACGACGTGCCCGCCGACCACGTGGTGCACCGGGTGATGTCCACCATCCCGCTGCCCTCGGTCGCGCCCAGGCAGCAGGCCAGCCCCACGCCGACCACCGCGCCACCGGGCGCCGGTTGGCCCGGGCAGCGCCCGTGA